The following are from one region of the Capsicum annuum cultivar UCD-10X-F1 chromosome 1, UCD10Xv1.1, whole genome shotgun sequence genome:
- the LOC107843466 gene encoding non-specific lipid-transfer protein 8, translated as MNSSSQAKTIVPLVMTIIFMLLIIAPASESAITCGTVISTIRPCFSYLQGVGGKPPQTCCAGCKSLASATSSAADRQAACTCLKNASQNVKINAQLAQSLPKNCGISLSFPISNTVDCTKIN; from the exons ATGAATTCGTCAAGCCAAGCAAAAACAATAGTACCATTAGtcatgacaataatttttatgctGCTAATTATTGCACCAGCTTCAGAAAGTGCTATCACTTGTGGTACTGTGATTAGCACAATTAGGCCCTGCTTCAGCTACTTACAAGGTGTTGGTGGGAAACCACCACAAACTTGTTGTGCTGGTTGTAAGTCTCTTGCGTCAGCTACATCAAGTGCAGCAGATAGGCAGGCTGCATGCACATGTCTAAAGAATGCAtctcaaaatgtcaaaattaaTGCTCAACTAGCACAAAGTCTTCCTAAGAATTGTGGAATCAGCTTATCCTTCCCTATTTCAAACACTGTTGATTGCACCAA GATCAATTGA
- the LOC107843475 gene encoding non-specific lipid-transfer protein 1: MKPTYPFLMVVLLLLFLTLPTYSQTENIKCNNVVGAMRPCVVFFRGGSGVTGIPPSACCAGVSTLSQIANNTANTAIVCRCVHSVFKNLRITDATAKALPRRCGVTLPFSFSPHVKCPG; the protein is encoded by the exons ATGAAGCCTACATATCCTTTCCTTATGGTAGTTCTACTACTACTCTTCTTGACTCTCCCAACTTACTCACAAACCGAAAACATTAAGTGCAACAATGTAGTAGGAGCCATGAGACCATGTGTGGTGTTCTTTAGGGGCGGAAGTGGGGTGACTGGGATTCCTCCATCCGCGTGTTGTGCTGGAGTTTCAACTCTTTCACAAATCGCGAACAACACTGCTAATACTGCGATTGTTTGTAGATGTGTTCATTCAGTATTCAAAAATCTGAGAATCACAGATGCTACAGCTAAAGCACTTCCTCGCAGATGTGGAGTCACCTTGCCCTTCTCTTTCTCTCCACATGTCAAATGTCCTG GATAA